Proteins encoded in a region of the Streptomyces violaceoruber genome:
- a CDS encoding NAD(P)-dependent alcohol dehydrogenase: MKFGAAVLRAYENPFTVEEVVLAEGPAEGEILVRIAGCGMCRTDLAVRRSGGRSPLPAVLGHEGSGVVVETGGTGTGLNAGDHVVLSFDSCGHCRNCMGAAPAHCDSFAALNLFGGRREHAARFTDTTGTALAPRWFGQSSFAEYALVPARNAVRVDPALPLELLGPLGCGFLTGAGAVLNSFGVGPGDTLAVFGAGAVGLAAVMAAHAAGAATVAVDRHPGRLALAERLHAVAVPATPTGLSDRILRLTGGGTTYALDTTGSAGLINEALRSLRPTGRLGLVARLHGTLPIEAGTLDRGRAIFHICEGDAVPGLLIPRLTALWQAGRFPFDQLIRTYPLADINEAEHDCETGRVVKPVLIPDGRRP, translated from the coding sequence ATGAAGTTCGGCGCGGCGGTACTGCGCGCGTACGAGAACCCGTTCACCGTCGAGGAGGTGGTGCTGGCGGAGGGGCCGGCCGAGGGGGAGATCCTGGTCCGGATCGCCGGGTGCGGAATGTGCCGGACCGACCTCGCGGTGCGGCGGTCGGGCGGCCGCTCCCCCCTGCCGGCGGTCCTCGGCCACGAGGGCTCCGGAGTCGTCGTGGAGACGGGCGGCACGGGCACCGGCCTGAACGCGGGCGACCACGTGGTGCTGAGCTTCGACTCCTGCGGGCACTGCCGGAACTGCATGGGCGCGGCCCCCGCCCACTGCGACTCCTTCGCCGCACTGAACCTGTTCGGCGGGCGCCGGGAGCATGCCGCACGCTTCACCGACACGACCGGGACCGCCCTGGCGCCCCGCTGGTTCGGTCAGTCCTCGTTCGCCGAGTACGCGCTGGTCCCGGCCCGCAACGCCGTCCGGGTCGATCCCGCACTGCCCCTGGAACTGCTCGGACCGCTCGGCTGCGGCTTCCTCACCGGCGCCGGTGCGGTCCTCAACTCCTTCGGCGTCGGCCCGGGCGACACCCTCGCCGTCTTCGGCGCGGGCGCGGTGGGCCTGGCCGCCGTGATGGCGGCACACGCCGCCGGCGCGGCGACCGTGGCAGTGGACCGGCATCCCGGGCGGCTGGCCCTGGCCGAGCGGCTCCACGCCGTGGCGGTCCCCGCCACGCCGACCGGCCTGTCCGACCGCATTCTGCGGCTGACCGGCGGGGGAACGACGTACGCGCTGGACACCACGGGGTCCGCCGGGCTGATCAACGAGGCGCTCCGGTCGCTGCGTCCGACCGGCCGTCTCGGCCTCGTGGCACGGCTCCACGGCACCCTGCCGATCGAGGCGGGGACGCTGGACCGCGGGCGCGCGATCTTCCACATCTGTGAGGGCGACGCCGTCCCCGGACTGCTGATCCCGCGCCTCACCGCGCTCTGGCAGGCCGGGCGGTTTCCCTTCGACCAGCTGATCCGCACCTATCCGCTCGCCGACATCAACGAGGCCGAACACGACTGCGAGACCGGCCGCGTCGTCAAACCCGTCCTGATCCCGGACGGCCGCCGGCCCTGA
- a CDS encoding class I SAM-dependent methyltransferase, with amino-acid sequence MADTAPLGTRTDGVEGGVGLTALLVAAARAIETHRPDALAQDIYAEHFVLGARASAHWPVRLDRAPGGDTSPLWGRFARYFGLRTRVLDDFLLRSVRSAGIRQVVLLGAGLDARAFRLDWPSDCVIFEIDRDGVLAFKHRVLDTLSAEPGARRVPIGTDLRADWAGALTATGFDATAPTAWLVEGLLFYLPHAAETALIDTVDRLSAPGSALAYEVKLEKDLMAYRDSPLYVSTRRQLGIDLLDLFSREPRPDSAARLRDRGWTASVHTPFDFTRRHGRGPLPEENDALAGNRWVFADRARPA; translated from the coding sequence ATGGCCGACACGGCACCGCTCGGCACTCGTACGGACGGCGTGGAGGGAGGAGTGGGGCTGACCGCCCTCCTGGTCGCCGCGGCGCGGGCGATCGAGACCCACCGCCCCGACGCCCTCGCCCAGGACATCTACGCGGAGCACTTCGTGCTGGGCGCTCGGGCGTCGGCCCACTGGCCGGTCCGCCTGGACCGGGCCCCGGGCGGGGACACGAGCCCGCTCTGGGGACGCTTCGCCCGCTACTTCGGTCTGCGTACCCGGGTTCTCGACGACTTCCTGCTCCGCTCGGTCCGGTCCGCCGGCATCCGCCAGGTGGTGCTGCTGGGAGCCGGGCTGGACGCGCGGGCCTTCCGCCTCGACTGGCCCTCCGACTGCGTGATCTTCGAGATCGACAGGGACGGAGTCCTCGCGTTCAAGCACCGGGTCCTCGACACCCTGTCGGCCGAACCCGGGGCGCGGCGGGTGCCGATCGGGACCGACCTGCGCGCCGACTGGGCCGGTGCGCTGACGGCGACGGGCTTCGACGCCACGGCCCCCACCGCGTGGCTGGTCGAGGGACTGCTGTTCTACCTGCCCCACGCGGCCGAGACCGCGCTCATCGACACGGTCGACCGGCTGAGTGCCCCGGGCAGCGCCCTGGCGTACGAGGTCAAGCTCGAGAAGGACCTGATGGCGTACCGCGACAGCCCGCTGTACGTGTCGACGCGCCGGCAGCTCGGCATCGACCTGCTCGACCTGTTCAGCCGGGAGCCGCGGCCCGACTCCGCGGCTCGTCTGAGGGACCGGGGCTGGACCGCGTCGGTCCACACGCCCTTCGACTTCACCCGCCGGCACGGACGGGGCCCGCTGCCCGAGGAGAACGACGCCCTGGCGGGCAACCGCTGGGTGTTCGCGGACAGGGCGCGGCCGGCGTGA